In the Arthrobacter sp. CDRTa11 genome, GGGTTCATCACCTGCTCGTGATCAGGAACCCGCGGCGCACATCGGCGTTCAACACGCCTGACAAAACCACAACGCCTGACCGAGACCGGCCCAGAAGCACCCTGTCGAGCATGCCGGCGTGACGCAGCGGCTGCTACGCCAACTGGCATTGCTTCCTGAAATGCTCCCGCAGGGAACGGGGGTCTCGCTTGATTCCTGGAAATGGAGGCCACCAAAATGACCGATTTCTTCACTATGCAGCCCGGCGAAACTGCAGCTCCACTCCCACCGGGACCTGTCCTGTCCACGGGGTCAACCGGCATTCGGCGGGTGCACCGCTTCCTCCTCTGGGCATACGAGGAGGCGCCCAACTTGGTGCGTTCCACCGCGCCCGGAGACACTTCCCGCGCCGCCTACGTGGGGCAAGTACTCGGGAACTTCGACAAGGTGCTCCTTATCCACCAGGAAGGCCAGGACCTGTTCATGTACCCGCAACTGGCCGAGCGGGCTCCGGCAAGCACGCCACACGTGGAGCAGATGCTTGAGCAGCACAAGCAGATTCGAGAACGCGTCCAAAGCATCGAGCCCGTCCGCAAGCGCTGGATGCAGACAGCAGACCCAGACGACAGGGAAGAACTCGCAAGTGGCTACGAGGACGTGCAGTCTGTTCTCAAGGAGCATCTGCGCCGCGAGGTCACCGAGGTGATGCCCGCCGTCGACCGGGTCATCACGGAGGAGGAACTTAAAGCGATGATTCAGCACGGGGTTAAGCAGCACGACAAGAAGTTCCTC is a window encoding:
- a CDS encoding hemerythrin domain-containing protein, translated to MTDFFTMQPGETAAPLPPGPVLSTGSTGIRRVHRFLLWAYEEAPNLVRSTAPGDTSRAAYVGQVLGNFDKVLLIHQEGQDLFMYPQLAERAPASTPHVEQMLEQHKQIRERVQSIEPVRKRWMQTADPDDREELASGYEDVQSVLKEHLRREVTEVMPAVDRVITEEELKAMIQHGVKQHDKKFLVTYLGMILATNPPDDRREIFFEEIPAPARLGYRLIGRRMYHKQYATLFPGRPIPETL